Proteins from a genomic interval of Eschrichtius robustus isolate mEscRob2 chromosome 18, mEscRob2.pri, whole genome shotgun sequence:
- the SLC25A30 gene encoding kidney mitochondrial carrier protein 1 — protein sequence MSALNWKPFVYGGLASITAECGTFPIDLTKTRLQIQGQKNDANFKEIRYRGMLHALVRIGREEGLKALYSGIAPAMLRQASYGTIKIGTYQSLKRLFVERPEDETLLINVVCGILSGVISSTIANPTDVLKIRMQAQNSTLQGGMIGNFIHIYQQEGTRGLWKGVSLTAQRAAIVVGVELPVYDLTKKHLILSGLMGDTVYTHFLSSFTCGLAGALASNPVDVVRTRMMNQRVLQDGRCPGYTGSLDCLLQTWKNEGFFALYKGFWPNWLRLGPWNIIFFVTYEQLKKLDL from the exons ATGTCAGCCCTGAACTGGAAGCCCTTCGTGTACGGAGGCCTGGCCTCCATCACAGCGGAGTGCG gtaCTTTTCCAATTGATTTAACCAAGACACGGCTCCAGATTCAAGGCCAGAAGAATGATGCAAACTTTAAAGAAATCAGGTATCGAGGAATGTTGCATGCGTTAGTGAGGATAGGCAGAGAGGAAGGCCTGAAAGCACTGTATTCAGG GATTGCTCCTGCGATGTTGCGCCAGGCTTCCTATGGCACCATCAAGATAGGCACCTACCAGAGCTTGAAGCGGTTATTTGTCGAGCGCCCGGAAG atgaaacCCTTCTGATAAACGTGGTCTGTGGAATTCTCTCTGGAGTCATATCCTCAACCATTGCTAATCCAACTGATGTTTTGAAA ATTCGGATGCAAGCACAAAACAGCACCCTTCAAGGAGGAATGATAGGCAACTTCATTCACATTTACCAGCAAGAGGGAACAAGAGGACTTTGGAAG GGCGTGTCCCTTACTGCTCAGAGGGCCGCTATTGTTGTTGGTGTGGAGCTGCCGGTCTACGACCTCACCAAGAAACATCTGATTCTCTCGGGCTTGATGGGAGACACTGTGTATACCCATTTCCT CTCAAGCTTCACCTGTGGGCTGGCGGGGGCCCTGGCCTCAAACCCTGTCGATGTGGTGAGAACACGTATGATGAATCAGAGAgtccttcaagatggcagatgCCCTGGCTACACAGGTTCTCTGGATTGCTTGTTACAG ACATGGAAGAATGAAGGGTTTTTTGCTCTATATAAAGGGTTTTGGCCAAATTGGTTGAGACTTGGTCCTTGGAATATTATT TTCTTTGTGACATATGAGCAGTTGAAGAAATTGGATTTGTGA